Proteins encoded by one window of Chrysemys picta bellii isolate R12L10 chromosome 10, ASM1138683v2, whole genome shotgun sequence:
- the MAFK gene encoding transcription factor MafK isoform X1 encodes MGHYVLNVGSVSFPIPFENLVVLFFPVAISDQFCPGDCAQVMTTNPKPNKALKVKEESGENAPVLSDDELVSMSVRELNQHLRGLTKEEVIRLKQRRRTLKNRGYAASCRIKRVTQKEELERQRVELQQEVEKLARENSSMKLELDALRSKYEALQTFARTVARGPITPTKVATTSVITIVKSAEISSSSVPFSAAS; translated from the exons ATGGGTCACTATGTCTTGAATGTTGGGTCTGTTTCCTTCCCCattccctttgaaaatcttgttgTGTTGTTTTTTCCAGTTGCAATTTCTGACCAGTTCTGTCCAGGAGACTGTGCCCAGGTTATGACGACTAATCCCAAACCGAACAAGGCATTAAAG GTAAAGGAGGAGTCAGGAGAGAACGCCCCAGTGCTGAGTGACGATGAACTCGTGTCAATGTCCGTCCGGGAGCTGAACCAGCACCTGAGAGGTCTCACGAAAGAAGAGGTCATCCGCCTGAAGCAGCGGAGGCGCACGCTCAAGAACCGGGGCTATGCTGCCAGCTGCCGCATCAAGCGTGTGACACAgaaggaggagctggagaggCAGCGGGTTGAGCTGCAGCAAGAGGTGGAGAAGCTGGCCCGAGAAAACAGCAGCATGAAGCTAGAGCTGGACGCCCTGCGCTCCAAGTACGAGGCATTGCAGACCTTTGCTCGTACCGTTGCACGGGGGCCTATTACCCCGACCAAAGTCGCCACCACTAGTGTCATCACCATTGTGAAATCAGCTGAAATCTCATCCAGTTCTGTGCCATTTTCAGCAGCATCCTAG
- the MAFK gene encoding transcription factor MafK isoform X2 has protein sequence MTTNPKPNKALKVKEESGENAPVLSDDELVSMSVRELNQHLRGLTKEEVIRLKQRRRTLKNRGYAASCRIKRVTQKEELERQRVELQQEVEKLARENSSMKLELDALRSKYEALQTFARTVARGPITPTKVATTSVITIVKSAEISSSSVPFSAAS, from the exons ATGACGACTAATCCCAAACCGAACAAGGCATTAAAG GTAAAGGAGGAGTCAGGAGAGAACGCCCCAGTGCTGAGTGACGATGAACTCGTGTCAATGTCCGTCCGGGAGCTGAACCAGCACCTGAGAGGTCTCACGAAAGAAGAGGTCATCCGCCTGAAGCAGCGGAGGCGCACGCTCAAGAACCGGGGCTATGCTGCCAGCTGCCGCATCAAGCGTGTGACACAgaaggaggagctggagaggCAGCGGGTTGAGCTGCAGCAAGAGGTGGAGAAGCTGGCCCGAGAAAACAGCAGCATGAAGCTAGAGCTGGACGCCCTGCGCTCCAAGTACGAGGCATTGCAGACCTTTGCTCGTACCGTTGCACGGGGGCCTATTACCCCGACCAAAGTCGCCACCACTAGTGTCATCACCATTGTGAAATCAGCTGAAATCTCATCCAGTTCTGTGCCATTTTCAGCAGCATCCTAG
- the TMEM184A gene encoding transmembrane protein 184A isoform X1, producing MQMSNTTHTDLSSSTEGGVGVTSMAGSTLQTRIFPLTDSSHLSPEDDSPLRALQNYSRDGQQIFLTTSAAQVISGIFVWSALILTIHQIYMHLRNYTIPNEQRYIIRILFIVPIYAFDSWLSLLLIGSHQYYVYFNSVRDCYEAFVIYSFLSLCFEYLGGESTIMSEIRGKPIASSCLYGTCCLQGMSYSIGFLRFCKQATLQFCVVKPLMAIVTIVLQAFGKYHDGDFNIHSGYLYITIIYNFSVSMALYALFLFYFATLELLRPFEPVLKFLTIKAVIFLSFWQGMLLAILEKCGVIPEVQIIDGKEVGAGTVAAGYQNFIICIEMLFAAIALRYAFTCQVYREKKENSTANVAPMQSISSGLKETMSPQDIVQDAIHNFSPTYQQYTQQSMQEAGTKAPGQIGHPAPKADGQTSKRSKNIEKRVLMLSDDEL from the exons ATGCAG ATGAGCAATACCACGCACACCGACCTGTCCTCTTCCACCGAGGGTGGGGTAGGCGTGAccagcatggctggcagcacgCTGCAGACCAGGATCTTCCCTCTGACCGACTCCAGCCATCTCTCCCCTGAAGACGACTCCCCGCTGAGGGCCCTCCAGAACTACTCCCGAGATGGCCAGCAAATTTTCCTGACCACTTCGGCAGCGCAGGTGATCTCCGGAATCTTTGTGTGGTCAGCACTGATTCTCACCATCCACCAG aTCTACATGCACCTGAGGAACTACACCATTCCTAACGAGCAGCGCTACATCATCCGCATCCTCTTCATTGTGCCTATCTACGCCTTTGACTCCTGGCTCAGCCTCCTCCTCATTGGAAGTCACCAGTATTATGTGTACTTCAACTCTGTGCGTGACTGCTATGAAG CATTTGTAATCTACAGTTTCCTGAGTCTCTGCTTTGAGTACCTTGGAGGGGAGAGCACCATCATGTCTGAGATCCGGGGGAAGCCCATCGC GTCCAGTTGCCTTTATGGGACCTGCTGCCTGCAAGGAATGTCCTATTCCATTGGGTTCCTCAGATTCTGCAAGCAG GCGACACTGCAGTTCTGCGTTGTGAAGCCCCTCATGGCGATCGTCACCATTGTCCTGCAGGCATTCGGGAAATACCATGATGGCGACTTCAA CATTCACAGCGGATACCTCTACATCACCATCATCTACAACTTCTCTGTCAGCATGGCCCTCTACGCGCTCTTCCTCTTCTACTTTGCCACCCTGGAGCTCCTGCGCCCCTTTGAGCCAGTCCTCAAGTTCCTCACCATCAAGGCCGtcatcttcctctccttctgGCAAG GGATGCTGTTGGCCATCCTGGAGAAGTGTGGGGTGATCCCTGAGGTCCAGATCATTGATGGGAAGGAGGTGGGAGCTGGGACAGTAGCTGCCGGCTACCAGAACTTCATAATCTGCATTGAAATGCTATTTGCTGCCATTGCTCTGCGCTATGCCTTTACCTGCCAGGTATACAGAGAGAAGAAGGAAAACTCAACAG CAAACGTGGCCCCAATGCAGAGCATCTCTAGTGGGCTGAAGGAGACAATGAGCCCTCAGGACATTGTCCAGGATGCCATCCACAATTTCTCCCCCACATACCAGCAGTACACCCAGCAGTCCATGCAGGAGGCGGGGACAAAAGCTCCTGGGCAGATTGGGCACCCGGCACCCAAAGCTGACGGGCAAACTAGCAAAAGAAGCAAAAACATTGAGAAAAGAGTGCTGATGCTCTCAGACGATGAACTGTAG
- the TMEM184A gene encoding transmembrane protein 184A isoform X2: protein MSNTTHTDLSSSTEGGVGVTSMAGSTLQTRIFPLTDSSHLSPEDDSPLRALQNYSRDGQQIFLTTSAAQVISGIFVWSALILTIHQIYMHLRNYTIPNEQRYIIRILFIVPIYAFDSWLSLLLIGSHQYYVYFNSVRDCYEAFVIYSFLSLCFEYLGGESTIMSEIRGKPIASSCLYGTCCLQGMSYSIGFLRFCKQATLQFCVVKPLMAIVTIVLQAFGKYHDGDFNIHSGYLYITIIYNFSVSMALYALFLFYFATLELLRPFEPVLKFLTIKAVIFLSFWQGMLLAILEKCGVIPEVQIIDGKEVGAGTVAAGYQNFIICIEMLFAAIALRYAFTCQVYREKKENSTANVAPMQSISSGLKETMSPQDIVQDAIHNFSPTYQQYTQQSMQEAGTKAPGQIGHPAPKADGQTSKRSKNIEKRVLMLSDDEL from the exons ATGAGCAATACCACGCACACCGACCTGTCCTCTTCCACCGAGGGTGGGGTAGGCGTGAccagcatggctggcagcacgCTGCAGACCAGGATCTTCCCTCTGACCGACTCCAGCCATCTCTCCCCTGAAGACGACTCCCCGCTGAGGGCCCTCCAGAACTACTCCCGAGATGGCCAGCAAATTTTCCTGACCACTTCGGCAGCGCAGGTGATCTCCGGAATCTTTGTGTGGTCAGCACTGATTCTCACCATCCACCAG aTCTACATGCACCTGAGGAACTACACCATTCCTAACGAGCAGCGCTACATCATCCGCATCCTCTTCATTGTGCCTATCTACGCCTTTGACTCCTGGCTCAGCCTCCTCCTCATTGGAAGTCACCAGTATTATGTGTACTTCAACTCTGTGCGTGACTGCTATGAAG CATTTGTAATCTACAGTTTCCTGAGTCTCTGCTTTGAGTACCTTGGAGGGGAGAGCACCATCATGTCTGAGATCCGGGGGAAGCCCATCGC GTCCAGTTGCCTTTATGGGACCTGCTGCCTGCAAGGAATGTCCTATTCCATTGGGTTCCTCAGATTCTGCAAGCAG GCGACACTGCAGTTCTGCGTTGTGAAGCCCCTCATGGCGATCGTCACCATTGTCCTGCAGGCATTCGGGAAATACCATGATGGCGACTTCAA CATTCACAGCGGATACCTCTACATCACCATCATCTACAACTTCTCTGTCAGCATGGCCCTCTACGCGCTCTTCCTCTTCTACTTTGCCACCCTGGAGCTCCTGCGCCCCTTTGAGCCAGTCCTCAAGTTCCTCACCATCAAGGCCGtcatcttcctctccttctgGCAAG GGATGCTGTTGGCCATCCTGGAGAAGTGTGGGGTGATCCCTGAGGTCCAGATCATTGATGGGAAGGAGGTGGGAGCTGGGACAGTAGCTGCCGGCTACCAGAACTTCATAATCTGCATTGAAATGCTATTTGCTGCCATTGCTCTGCGCTATGCCTTTACCTGCCAGGTATACAGAGAGAAGAAGGAAAACTCAACAG CAAACGTGGCCCCAATGCAGAGCATCTCTAGTGGGCTGAAGGAGACAATGAGCCCTCAGGACATTGTCCAGGATGCCATCCACAATTTCTCCCCCACATACCAGCAGTACACCCAGCAGTCCATGCAGGAGGCGGGGACAAAAGCTCCTGGGCAGATTGGGCACCCGGCACCCAAAGCTGACGGGCAAACTAGCAAAAGAAGCAAAAACATTGAGAAAAGAGTGCTGATGCTCTCAGACGATGAACTGTAG